The Nostoc sp. 'Peltigera membranacea cyanobiont' N6 genome contains the following window.
GACTCGAATTGATGGTACATATCCCCAATCTGGCGCTTTGACCACAAATCGATTATTCAAGTTGGCGCAGATACCGTAGTTAGTGATGGTTAAAGCATCAGTGGGTAATCTGCCAGCAAGTTCCAAGCTTTCTGTTAAAGCAGCAGCCAAGAGTGGCTGATTAATGTTATCCACTGGCTCGTTGTCTAAAACAAAATCATCAGGTAACTTTTCCCAGGTGACATTATGAGTGGCTGCATTGGCTAGCATAATCAGAATATCTCAAGTACAAATTCAATTTCTAATGACCCGATTAAAAAATTGCACGCGGCGTTACTCCTGAGCAAGGGTTCGCACTTCTTCCACTGACAATGCCAAAGCTTGGGCAATCTGTTCGATGCTCAAATTCATTTGCAATAATCGGGGTATAGCATCTCTTCTGGCTTGTTCTGCAAGTTCCGCCCGTTGGCGTTCTTGTTCTGCCCGTTGTCGTTCTTGCTCGGCATTGCGAGAAATTTCTGTATAAGTTAAAAACCGTTCTCCATCAGGGCGATATAACTGTAAGCCCTCTATTGATAAAGCAAACCGAATTTTTAAACGGGGACTCACCCAATCTTCCATTTGGGGGATGACATCTAACCCATCTTCACTACGCAACCATCCACGCAAATTATTGCGATCGGGATCGTAAATGTAGTACTCTTCTACGCCATAGCGGTCATAGAAAAGTAATTTCTTGTCCATTTCAGTTTGGGTGTTGCTGGGAGAAAGAATTTCAAACACTACTTGTGGTGCAATTCCTTCTTCCTTCCATTGTTGGTAGCACAACCGATCGCCTTTTGGTCTACCCAATACCACCAGCACATCTGGGGCGTTAACAATTTTGTTACGTCCCTCTACGGGATACCAAAATAAATCACCGGCGACAAATACATTTGGATCTTCGGCAAATAGCCACTCTATATTTTGCTTAATTTCTACAATCCAGCCAAACTGTATGGTATTATTAGCCACTGGTTGTCCGTCACTATCTGGGTAGATGACCTCTGGCTGGGTCGGCGGTTGGATTTGCAACACCATAGCTTCGCCCTCAGAAGGATATTTAATCGGGATGCTTCCAAATTAGCAGAGTCTTAAGGATGTCTGCGGCATGAATCTAGAGGAAGAACTAATTAAAACAGTACGATTGTTCTACTATAAACTAATTAAAGATAGTATTATTAAGGACTGTTTCATAAGAAACTCCTTCTTCGCCGCCCAATATGTCAGACAAACAGCTAGCAGCATCCTTGAATGGACATCTTCCGTACCCCAGCCACAACAGCCAGAATACCATTCGGATTCGGGGTGCTAGGCAGCATAATCTGAAAAATATTGACTTGGAATTGCCACGCGATCGCCTAATCGTATTCACTGGCGTTTCGGGTTCTGGTAAGTCTTCTCTAGCCTTTGACACCATTTTCGCTGAAGGGCAACGTCGCTATGTCGAATCCCTCAGCGCCTACGCCCGCCAATTTCTCGGACAACTGGATAAGCCGGATGTGGAAGCCATTGAAGGCTTAAGTCCAGCAATTTCCATTGACCAAAAATCAACGTCTCATAACCCGCGTTCTACTGTCGGTACGGTGACAGAGATTTACGACTATTTGCGGCTGTTATTTGGTCGGGCTGGCGAACCCCATTGTCCGATATGCGATCGCTGTATTGCCCCCCAGACAATCGATGAGATGTGCGATCGCATTATGGAATTACCAGACCGCACCCGCTTCCAAATCCTTGCACCCGTTGTCAGGGGGAAAAAAGGCACACACCGGAAGCTTTTGTCAAGTCTGGCTTCCCTTGGTTTTGTCCGCGTGCGGATCAATGGCGAGATCCGCGAACTGTCAGATTCCATTGAATTGGATAAAAATTTTACCCACACCATCGAAGTGGTAATTGACCGCTTGGTGAAAAAGGCTGATATTCAAGAGCGTTTGGTTGATTCCCTGTCTACGTGTCTGAAGCAATCGGGTGGGATTGCAGCCATTCTGGTGACTTTGCTTGGTGACGACGGACAAGAAAAAGAAGAAGAATTAGTATTTTCGGAAAACTTTGCCTGTCCAGAACATGGCGCGGTAATGGAGGAATTATCACCGCGATTGTTCTCCTTTAACTCGCCTTATGGTGCTTGTCCGCACTGTCATGGCATCGGGACTTTAAGAAGATTTGCGCCAGACTTGATCGTGCCCGACTGGGAAGCACCAGTTTATGCTGCGATCGCGCCTTGGTCAGAAAAAGATAATTCTTATTATTTGGAATTACTCTATAGTGTCGGACAGATTTATGGGTTTGAGTTACAAACGAATTGGGGCAAGCTGACAGAAGAACAGCAACAAACTATTTTGTATGGCGAGAAAGATGAACGTGCCGCAGAAGCACAGAGAAAGCAGAGTTTTAAAGGTGCTATTCCAATTTTGCAACGGCAATATGAGGGTGGTTCAGAATTAGTTAAGCAAAAATTAGAGCAGTATTTAATCGATCAGCCGTGTGAAGTTTGTAAGGGAAAACGGTTAAAACCGGAAGCCTTGGCGGTTAAGTTGGGACAATATGGAATTTTAGAATTAACTAGTGTATCAATTTCGGATTGTCGGGAGAGAATTGAGCAATTCAAGTTGAGCGATCGCCAGTTACAAATTGCTGATTTAGTCTTGAGAGAAATCAAAGCTAGATTGCAATTTTTGTTAGATGTCGGTTTAGATTACCTCACCCTCGATCGTCCCGCCATGACCCTTTCCGGTGGCGAAGCCCAACGAATTCGTCTAGCAACGCAA
Protein-coding sequences here:
- a CDS encoding Uma2 family endonuclease, whose amino-acid sequence is MVLQIQPPTQPEVIYPDSDGQPVANNTIQFGWIVEIKQNIEWLFAEDPNVFVAGDLFWYPVEGRNKIVNAPDVLVVLGRPKGDRLCYQQWKEEGIAPQVVFEILSPSNTQTEMDKKLLFYDRYGVEEYYIYDPDRNNLRGWLRSEDGLDVIPQMEDWVSPRLKIRFALSIEGLQLYRPDGERFLTYTEISRNAEQERQRAEQERQRAELAEQARRDAIPRLLQMNLSIEQIAQALALSVEEVRTLAQE
- the uvrA gene encoding excinuclease ABC subunit UvrA, translated to MSDKQLAASLNGHLPYPSHNSQNTIRIRGARQHNLKNIDLELPRDRLIVFTGVSGSGKSSLAFDTIFAEGQRRYVESLSAYARQFLGQLDKPDVEAIEGLSPAISIDQKSTSHNPRSTVGTVTEIYDYLRLLFGRAGEPHCPICDRCIAPQTIDEMCDRIMELPDRTRFQILAPVVRGKKGTHRKLLSSLASLGFVRVRINGEIRELSDSIELDKNFTHTIEVVIDRLVKKADIQERLVDSLSTCLKQSGGIAAILVTLLGDDGQEKEEELVFSENFACPEHGAVMEELSPRLFSFNSPYGACPHCHGIGTLRRFAPDLIVPDWEAPVYAAIAPWSEKDNSYYLELLYSVGQIYGFELQTNWGKLTEEQQQTILYGEKDERAAEAQRKQSFKGAIPILQRQYEGGSELVKQKLEQYLIDQPCEVCKGKRLKPEALAVKLGQYGILELTSVSISDCRERIEQFKLSDRQLQIADLVLREIKARLQFLLDVGLDYLTLDRPAMTLSGGEAQRIRLATQIGSGLTGVLYVLDEPSIGLHQRDNGRLLKTLTKLRDLGNTLIVVEHDEETIRAANYIVDIGPGAGIHGGNIVAQGDFQALLAAEDSLTGAYLSGRRVITTPAERREGNGRSLGIKNAHRNNLQNIDVDIPLGKLVSITGVSGSGKSTLINELLYPSLQHHLTKKVPLPRHLDKIQGLNAIDKAIVIDQSPIGRTPRSNPATYTGIFDAIRDVFSQTVEAKARGYKPGQFSFNVKGGRCEACSGQGVNVIEMNFLPDVYVQCEICKGARYNRETLQVKYKDKSISDVLRMTVEESLDFFQNIPKAIARLQTLFDVGLGYVQLGQPATTLSGGEAQRVKLATELSRRATGKTLYLIDEPTTGLSFYDVHKLLDVLQRLVDKGNSILVIEHNLDVIRCSDWVIDLGPEGGDKGGELIAVGTPEEVAKNPRSYTGQYLQQVLKQYPAVKK